A window of Calditrichota bacterium contains these coding sequences:
- the lptC gene encoding LPS export ABC transporter periplasmic protein LptC, giving the protein MFIRLAMGLLALTLVSCAKLEPESEAQPVENVAELPDQEIFGAAVRYTRDGFRRLAIAAPRIVRYDARRLLVMEGGIAVDFYDTEGRHQARMTAREGEMLELANRVWARGNVVVVSDSGMVLRTEELRYEPDLESILTESFVTIITPQDSLSGYGFSAAPDLTDWELKRTSGATWRELERRK; this is encoded by the coding sequence ATGTTTATCCGGCTGGCAATGGGACTTTTGGCCCTTACGCTTGTCAGTTGTGCAAAACTCGAGCCAGAGTCGGAAGCGCAGCCGGTGGAGAACGTCGCCGAGTTGCCGGATCAGGAGATTTTCGGCGCTGCGGTGCGCTATACCCGGGACGGATTTCGACGACTGGCGATTGCCGCACCGCGCATCGTCCGGTATGATGCCCGAAGGCTGCTAGTTATGGAAGGCGGCATCGCAGTCGATTTCTACGATACCGAAGGCCGGCATCAAGCCCGAATGACGGCCCGGGAGGGCGAAATGCTCGAACTGGCCAACCGCGTTTGGGCGCGCGGCAACGTAGTGGTCGTGTCGGACAGCGGGATGGTGCTCCGCACGGAGGAGTTGCGTTACGAGCCCGACCTGGAAAGCATTCTAACCGAGTCCTTCGTCACCATAATCACCCCGCAAGACAGCCTTTCGGGCTACGGATTCTCGGCTGCACCAGACCTGACGGACTGGGAACTGAAACGGACCAGCGGGGCGACCTGGAGGGAGTTGGAGCGACGAAAATGA